One genomic region from bacterium encodes:
- a CDS encoding nitroreductase family protein, translating to MTSIDDLGEDVRLLDAIRSTRAIRRLKADPVPPELIRKICEAGTFAPSGGNRQPWVFLAVTDEERRAFIAERYRKAFREYLAPALEAAEDPAFPEARRRNMQAALHLADHLHEAPVHLFVAGWTRRGQPQAQALFPAIQNILLACRAVGLGVSLTTMHRAHGKEIDAYLGLPDGCPSIALLPIGWPLGRYGRPPRRSVDECLHWEVFSEQAMEPNAE from the coding sequence GTGACGTCGATCGACGATCTGGGAGAAGACGTCAGGCTACTCGATGCGATTCGCAGTACCCGCGCGATTCGCCGCCTGAAAGCCGACCCGGTGCCACCCGAGCTGATTCGCAAGATCTGCGAGGCGGGAACCTTCGCCCCCAGCGGAGGCAATCGGCAGCCGTGGGTCTTCCTTGCGGTGACGGACGAGGAGCGGCGCGCTTTCATCGCAGAGCGCTATCGGAAAGCCTTTCGCGAATATCTCGCACCGGCACTCGAAGCGGCCGAAGATCCCGCGTTTCCCGAGGCGCGGCGCCGCAATATGCAGGCGGCCCTGCACCTGGCCGATCATCTGCACGAGGCTCCGGTGCATCTCTTCGTCGCGGGCTGGACGCGTCGCGGACAACCCCAAGCCCAGGCTCTGTTCCCGGCGATCCAGAACATCCTTCTGGCCTGTCGTGCAGTCGGGTTGGGTGTTTCGCTGACCACCATGCACCGCGCGCACGGCAAGGAAATCGATGCCTACCTCGGCCTTCCGGACGGCTGCCCTTCGATCGCCCTGTTGCCGATCGGGTGGCCCCTGGGGCGCTACGGACGCCCCCCGCGACGCTCCGTCGACGAGTGCCTGCACTGGGAAGTCTTCAGCGAACAGGCGATGGAGCCGAACGCAGAGTGA
- a CDS encoding metallophosphoesterase, whose translation MRSFQILLGMLVASVAISGILGAHYYIATRLVLDPGVPAPYRQILIGGLVLLVALNVAHPIVERLIGPPLSRWVAWPASLWMGVFFLTFVTLGVSDLLIWSFGVGDALAVATGIDGSEGASRLAAFRALFVLTVVTGATLAGLASGLAPPLLERVEISLERWPQSFNGYRVVQISDIHIGPLLGRRFASYLVERCNALDPDLIVVTGDLVDGAVRHLEDEVAPFADLRARQGVYFVTGNHDHYSHAASWVECVERFGFIPLRNRHVTLGEGEARFVLAGVDDHRGGFLDGEKEDLSAALEGRAPDIATLLLAHDPSTFKRASSHDVDLQLSGHTHAGQIWPFRYLVRLAIPFVAGRYRRNGSELYVNRGTGFWGPPMRLFAPAEITEITLRSAPSPVR comes from the coding sequence ATGCTCGTGGCTTCCGTCGCGATCAGCGGCATCTTGGGCGCGCACTACTACATCGCCACGCGACTCGTACTGGACCCCGGTGTTCCCGCGCCGTATCGCCAGATCCTGATCGGGGGACTCGTGTTGCTGGTCGCGTTGAATGTGGCCCACCCGATCGTCGAACGACTCATCGGTCCGCCGCTCTCGCGCTGGGTCGCCTGGCCTGCTTCGCTGTGGATGGGCGTGTTCTTCCTGACCTTCGTGACCCTGGGCGTTTCCGACCTGCTGATCTGGTCATTCGGTGTGGGCGATGCGCTGGCCGTGGCAACTGGGATCGACGGCTCAGAAGGTGCGTCGCGACTCGCGGCATTCCGGGCGCTGTTCGTGTTGACCGTCGTGACCGGGGCGACTCTCGCCGGTCTGGCGTCCGGTCTGGCCCCGCCGCTACTGGAACGCGTCGAGATCTCACTCGAGCGCTGGCCGCAGTCGTTCAACGGCTATCGGGTCGTTCAGATCAGCGACATCCACATCGGTCCTCTTCTAGGCCGTCGTTTCGCCAGCTATCTGGTCGAGCGTTGCAATGCTCTCGATCCCGACCTGATCGTGGTGACCGGTGATCTGGTCGACGGTGCAGTTCGGCATCTGGAGGATGAGGTCGCTCCTTTCGCGGATCTGCGCGCACGTCAGGGTGTGTACTTCGTCACGGGCAACCACGATCACTACTCTCATGCTGCATCCTGGGTCGAATGCGTCGAACGGTTCGGCTTTATCCCGTTGCGCAACCGACACGTGACGCTGGGGGAGGGAGAAGCCCGTTTCGTACTGGCGGGCGTTGATGATCATCGCGGGGGATTTCTCGATGGGGAGAAAGAGGACCTGTCCGCGGCTCTCGAAGGACGTGCACCGGATATTGCGACCCTGCTACTGGCGCACGACCCTTCCACTTTCAAGCGGGCTTCTTCGCACGACGTAGACCTGCAGCTCTCCGGCCATACCCACGCCGGGCAGATCTGGCCGTTTCGTTACCTGGTGCGTCTGGCAATTCCGTTCGTGGCCGGACGTTACCGCCGCAACGGTTCCGAACTCTACGTGAACCGGGGAACCGGCTTCTGGGGTCCGCCCATGCGCTTGTTCGCGCCCGCCGAGATCACCGAGATCACTCTGCGTTCGGCTCCATCGCCTGTTCGCTGA